One window of the Arcobacter arenosus genome contains the following:
- a CDS encoding ABC-F family ATP-binding cassette domain-containing protein: MVQVVNLKKAFGARVLFQDINLKLDVGKRYGLIGANGAGKSTFLKILCGEEDATEGEVQIQNGKKVGTLSQNQFAYEEYSLFDTVLLGNKRLYNAIKEKEELYMSPEFTDEVNNRLAELEIISVEEDPTYEYDIKITKILEDLGFPASMHQDLMSTLTGGDKFKVLLAQVLFPRPDILFLDEPTNNLDIKTIGWLENQLQHHNGTMVVISHDRHFLNAVCTHILDVDFKQIREFTGNYDDWYIASTVLAKQQQADMNKKQKEKEELEKFIARFSANASKAKQATSRQKQLDKLDLGAIQISSRRDPSIIFRQKREVGKELLFVNNITKSYDGKLVLNDISFSLEKGDKIALIGPNGIGKTTLCEILVGNVEADSGDVHWGATIQNGYFPQNATDLIKGDMTLYDWLRSFDRDADIAEIRNCLGRMLFNGQEQEKQVKACSGGEKHRMMLSKIMLEQPNFMVLDEPTNHLDLEAIIALGEGLLEYPGSVICVSHDRELLDAFANRIIEIQEDGSIIDFKGTYEEFIESKEEA, from the coding sequence ATGGTTCAAGTAGTAAACTTAAAAAAAGCATTCGGAGCAAGAGTGCTTTTTCAAGATATAAATTTAAAACTAGATGTTGGAAAAAGATATGGTCTTATCGGTGCAAATGGTGCTGGTAAATCAACTTTTTTAAAGATTCTTTGCGGAGAAGAAGATGCAACTGAAGGTGAAGTTCAAATTCAAAATGGTAAAAAAGTTGGTACATTAAGCCAAAACCAGTTTGCTTATGAAGAGTATAGCTTATTTGATACTGTTCTTTTAGGAAATAAAAGATTATATAATGCAATAAAAGAAAAAGAGGAACTTTATATGAGTCCTGAGTTTACTGATGAAGTAAATAATAGACTTGCAGAACTAGAGATTATCTCAGTTGAAGAAGATCCAACATATGAATATGATATTAAAATCACAAAGATTCTTGAGGATTTAGGTTTCCCTGCATCAATGCATCAAGACTTAATGAGTACATTAACAGGTGGTGATAAATTTAAGGTATTACTTGCGCAGGTTTTATTCCCAAGACCTGATATTTTATTTTTAGATGAGCCTACAAATAACCTTGATATTAAAACAATTGGATGGTTAGAAAACCAATTACAACACCATAATGGTACAATGGTTGTTATCTCTCACGATAGACACTTCTTAAATGCAGTTTGTACACATATTCTTGATGTTGACTTTAAACAAATTAGAGAGTTTACAGGTAATTATGATGATTGGTATATTGCATCAACAGTATTGGCAAAACAACAACAAGCTGATATGAATAAAAAACAAAAAGAGAAAGAAGAATTAGAAAAATTCATCGCAAGATTCTCTGCAAATGCTTCTAAAGCTAAACAAGCAACTTCTAGACAAAAACAACTTGATAAACTTGATTTAGGTGCAATTCAAATCTCAAGTAGAAGAGACCCTTCTATTATTTTTAGACAAAAAAGAGAAGTTGGTAAAGAATTACTTTTTGTTAATAATATTACAAAATCATATGATGGTAAATTAGTATTAAATGATATCTCTTTTTCATTGGAAAAAGGTGATAAAATCGCATTAATTGGACCAAATGGTATTGGTAAAACTACTTTATGTGAAATTTTAGTTGGAAATGTTGAAGCTGATTCTGGTGATGTTCATTGGGGTGCAACTATTCAAAATGGATATTTCCCTCAAAATGCAACTGATTTAATTAAAGGTGATATGACTTTATATGATTGGTTAAGAAGTTTTGATAGAGATGCTGATATTGCTGAGATTAGAAACTGTTTAGGTAGAATGTTATTTAATGGTCAAGAGCAAGAAAAACAAGTAAAAGCTTGTTCTGGTGGAGAAAAGCACAGAATGATGCTTTCAAAAATCATGTTAGAACAACCAAACTTCATGGTTTTAGATGAACCTACAAACCACTTAGACCTAGAAGCTATTATTGCACTTGGTGAGGGACTATTAGAATATCCTGGTTCTGTTATTTGTGTATCTCACGATAGGGAATTATTAGATGCATTTGCAAACAGAATTATTGAGATTCAAGAAGATGGGTCAATTATTGATTTTAAAGGTACATACGAAGAGTTTATAGAAAGTAAAGAAGAGGCTTAA
- a CDS encoding MotA/TolQ/ExbB proton channel family protein: MIKVNEHKTNNSPRFLMVLSVPLILFLLLLLGYNSFIPLKAELHSIIIIFFILIIFVSFITHNAWYSFAQYKNTIYDVIEEVDTYLNQNQLVLAGKKKALANIEPFFQKHFEEIRNDNFASIATSIFPTLGILGTFLAIAISMPDFTVESKEALENEITVLLSGVGTAFYASIYGIFLSIWWVFFEKRGLTKIEYEMNEIKLQYKELIWEKEEIELYKILEAQEQNQKFIEKIENVVTPEYIAKLDKIAQEKIDKINALDEEYKVSEQRLTKNLASLGKVFELTSVKQNELLESFEKIENSLTKSSEVFEKSVNEQKSNSKALNNEIYSVLSSFELVSRDLKALGKELIDAK, from the coding sequence ATGATAAAAGTAAATGAACACAAAACAAATAATAGCCCACGTTTTTTAATGGTTTTATCAGTACCATTAATTCTTTTTTTATTATTACTGTTGGGTTATAATAGTTTTATTCCCTTAAAAGCTGAATTACATTCAATAATTATAATCTTTTTTATTCTTATAATATTTGTTTCATTTATCACTCATAATGCATGGTACTCTTTTGCACAATATAAAAACACGATTTATGATGTAATTGAAGAGGTTGATACCTATCTTAATCAAAACCAATTAGTTTTAGCAGGAAAGAAAAAAGCCTTAGCAAATATAGAACCATTTTTTCAAAAACACTTTGAAGAGATTAGAAACGATAATTTTGCAAGTATTGCAACATCTATTTTCCCAACATTAGGTATTTTAGGAACTTTTTTAGCTATAGCAATCTCAATGCCAGATTTTACAGTTGAGTCTAAAGAGGCTTTAGAAAATGAAATTACAGTTTTATTAAGTGGAGTTGGAACTGCTTTTTATGCTTCTATTTATGGTATCTTTTTATCAATTTGGTGGGTCTTTTTTGAAAAAAGAGGATTAACTAAAATTGAATATGAGATGAATGAGATTAAATTACAATATAAAGAGCTAATTTGGGAAAAAGAGGAGATTGAGTTATATAAAATTTTAGAAGCTCAAGAGCAAAATCAAAAATTTATTGAAAAAATTGAAAATGTAGTTACCCCTGAATATATAGCTAAACTTGACAAAATTGCCCAAGAAAAAATTGATAAAATTAATGCTTTAGATGAAGAGTATAAAGTTAGTGAACAAAGACTAACAAAAAATCTAGCTTCTTTAGGAAAAGTTTTTGAATTAACTTCAGTAAAACAAAATGAGTTATTAGAAAGTTTTGAGAAGATAGAAAACTCATTAACAAAATCGAGTGAAGTTTTTGAAAAAAGTGTAAATGAACAAAAATCTAACTCTAAAGCTTTAAATAATGAAATATATTCTGTTTTATCATCTTTTGAATTAGTTTCAAGGGATTTAAAAGCTTTAGGAAAAGAATTGATTGATGCAAAATAA
- a CDS encoding NAD(P)H-dependent oxidoreductase, producing MKKVLIINGHQHYDGVAEGNLTNDLIKCAKTFFEKNDFEVKFTYVDKSYDIEEEKEKLVWADYIFFQYPVYWMGLPWITKKYFDEVLTSGIHYANDGRSREDKSKKYGSGGLLSGKYMLSLTYNCPTSEFSNKDGYFDGLSLDEANISTHKIFQFLGLEAMKTYSIHDIFKGDMDLEKELIRLEGVLKENFL from the coding sequence ATGAAGAAAGTATTAATTATAAATGGACATCAACATTATGATGGTGTTGCTGAAGGTAATCTAACTAATGATTTAATAAAGTGTGCAAAAACTTTTTTTGAGAAAAATGATTTTGAAGTAAAGTTTACATATGTAGATAAATCTTATGATATTGAAGAGGAAAAAGAAAAATTAGTTTGGGCAGATTATATATTTTTTCAATATCCTGTTTATTGGATGGGCTTACCTTGGATTACAAAAAAGTATTTTGATGAAGTATTAACTTCAGGAATTCATTATGCAAATGATGGAAGAAGTAGAGAAGATAAATCAAAAAAATATGGAAGTGGTGGATTATTAAGTGGTAAATATATGCTTAGTTTAACATATAATTGTCCTACATCAGAATTTTCAAACAAAGATGGATATTTTGATGGTTTATCTTTAGATGAAGCCAATATAAGTACCCATAAAATTTTTCAGTTTTTAGGATTAGAAGCTATGAAAACATATTCTATTCATGATATATTTAAAGGTGACATGGATTTAGAAAAAGAATTAATTAGATTAGAAGGTGTTTTAAAAGAGAATTTTTTATAA
- a CDS encoding MFS transporter, giving the protein MTIKGLKIKKTAIFTLLLISMTTMMSNVAIVTALPRLQDYFSDIENIEFYSRLILTLPSLSIALLAPFLGHFVFRFGKKNSALAALFIFATTGSAGLFLEHIEAFLLSRAMFGISVATLMIVSTSLVGDYFQGEARHKFMGYQSAFMAIGGVSFVIGGGILSDINWRLPFGIYLMGFVLIPIAYLFLIEKRKDELFNLEDEITVPKKLIGIYLLGFFYMLIFFILPTQIPFLIIDTFQASGKVAGFIIGLAFFANALGAISFSKLKKRFDFFSIYIIALTIIAIGFIGVGLVNNLKLFFLTSTILGFGGGVMMTNVTAWMLSRTTFEKRVKSSGYMTSFMFLGQFCSPIVFHPLVSNFGVQTFFEIIGISLFAIIFLIMFYKLAIKS; this is encoded by the coding sequence ATGACCATAAAAGGCTTAAAAATAAAAAAAACTGCAATTTTCACCCTACTTTTAATTTCAATGACAACAATGATGTCAAATGTTGCTATTGTAACTGCCCTACCAAGATTACAAGATTATTTTAGTGATATTGAAAATATAGAATTTTATTCTAGACTAATATTAACCCTACCTTCCCTTTCAATTGCTTTACTAGCACCATTTCTAGGACATTTTGTTTTTAGATTTGGTAAAAAGAATTCAGCTTTAGCTGCTTTATTTATTTTTGCAACAACAGGAAGTGCAGGATTATTTTTAGAGCATATTGAAGCATTTTTATTATCAAGGGCAATGTTTGGTATCTCAGTTGCAACACTAATGATTGTTTCAACCTCTTTAGTAGGAGATTATTTTCAAGGGGAAGCAAGACATAAATTTATGGGCTATCAAAGTGCTTTTATGGCTATAGGAGGGGTTTCTTTTGTCATAGGTGGTGGAATTTTATCAGATATAAATTGGAGACTTCCCTTTGGAATATATCTTATGGGATTTGTACTTATTCCTATTGCATATTTATTTTTAATTGAAAAAAGAAAAGATGAATTATTTAATTTAGAAGATGAAATTACTGTACCTAAAAAACTAATTGGAATATATCTCTTAGGTTTTTTTTATATGTTAATATTTTTTATTCTACCAACACAAATTCCATTTTTGATCATAGATACCTTTCAAGCATCAGGAAAAGTTGCAGGTTTTATAATAGGTTTGGCATTTTTTGCAAATGCTTTAGGTGCTATAAGTTTTTCTAAACTAAAAAAGAGATTTGACTTTTTTTCAATTTATATCATCGCTTTAACAATTATTGCCATTGGTTTTATTGGTGTAGGATTAGTAAATAATCTAAAGCTATTTTTCTTAACAAGTACCATTTTAGGGTTTGGTGGTGGAGTTATGATGACAAATGTAACAGCTTGGATGTTAAGTAGAACCACTTTTGAAAAAAGAGTTAAATCTTCTGGCTATATGACAAGCTTTATGTTTCTTGGACAATTTTGCTCACCTATTGTTTTTCATCCATTAGTATCAAATTTTGGAGTTCAAACTTTTTTTGAGATAATTGGAATTAGTTTATTTGCTATAATTTTTTTAATAATGTTTTATAAACTAGCTATTAAAAGCTAG
- a CDS encoding PhzF family phenazine biosynthesis protein, protein MKIERISAFSYENKGGNPAGVVLTDDLLSDEEMLKIAKDVNYSETVFLTQENDLFLTKYFSPEMEIDFCGHATIASGRVLGEKFGSGIYKLKINNGIINLDVKLEKEKIISSFSSLQTSTKDIDIDVKKQLLEIFNLDEDDLNPSFPIRVSNSGNLHPIIFLNREKKLAQMNYDFEKAKDFMRKHQFVTISLIFFKSEDLFYSRNAFAYGGVYEDPATGSAAVALAEYLRDLKFKESGTIEILQGFDMNQPSKLIVNYTDKANSSINVSGETRLIKN, encoded by the coding sequence ATGAAAATAGAAAGAATTTCTGCATTTTCTTATGAAAATAAAGGTGGTAATCCAGCTGGTGTAGTATTAACTGATGATTTATTAAGTGATGAAGAGATGCTAAAAATTGCAAAAGATGTAAATTATTCTGAAACAGTTTTTTTAACGCAGGAAAATGATTTATTTCTAACAAAATATTTTTCCCCTGAAATGGAAATTGACTTCTGTGGTCATGCAACTATAGCAAGTGGTAGAGTATTAGGAGAAAAGTTTGGTAGTGGAATTTATAAATTAAAAATTAATAATGGAATTATTAATCTTGATGTAAAACTTGAAAAAGAGAAAATTATCTCTTCTTTCTCTTCTTTACAAACTAGTACAAAAGATATTGATATAGATGTTAAAAAGCAGTTGCTAGAAATTTTCAATTTAGATGAAGATGATTTAAATCCAAGTTTTCCTATTAGAGTATCAAATTCTGGAAATTTACATCCCATAATCTTTTTAAATAGAGAAAAAAAATTAGCACAAATGAATTATGATTTTGAAAAAGCAAAAGATTTTATGAGAAAACATCAATTTGTAACGATATCATTGATTTTTTTTAAATCTGAAGACTTATTTTACTCTAGAAATGCTTTTGCGTATGGTGGAGTTTATGAAGACCCTGCAACTGGCTCTGCGGCAGTTGCTTTAGCTGAATACTTAAGAGATTTAAAATTTAAAGAATCTGGAACAATTGAGATTTTACAAGGGTTTGATATGAATCAACCTAGTAAATTAATAGTTAATTATACAGATAAAGCAAACTCGTCAATCAATGTTTCTGGGGAAACAAGACTAATTAAAAATTAA
- a CDS encoding nitroreductase family protein: MNETIKQLSSRKSIREFTGQSVKDEDLELIMKTAQRAPTSVNGQQISLVYTRDKETIKKIAKLAGGQKQIENADVFITIVVDFNRTSFAVSQTNEIQNIDKSAEGILVGAVDAGIMLSALQVAAESLGYGTTAIGGIRNNPEEMIKLLNLPKKTYPIVGTTIGVSTKEAKESPLKPRIPFESFALEDIYDNEKVKEGVLKYEVQLKDFRVKNNMNYMQSYCEQMSNYYKKIYNRKVAKSYETQGFEFID; encoded by the coding sequence ATGAATGAGACAATAAAACAATTAAGTTCTAGAAAATCAATAAGAGAGTTTACAGGTCAAAGTGTAAAAGATGAAGATTTAGAGCTTATTATGAAAACAGCTCAAAGGGCTCCTACCTCAGTTAATGGACAACAAATATCTTTGGTTTATACAAGAGATAAAGAAACTATAAAAAAAATTGCAAAATTAGCAGGTGGACAAAAACAAATTGAAAATGCAGATGTTTTTATAACTATTGTTGTTGATTTTAATAGAACTAGTTTTGCTGTATCTCAAACAAATGAGATTCAGAACATTGACAAATCAGCTGAAGGAATTTTAGTTGGTGCAGTGGATGCTGGAATTATGTTAAGTGCCTTACAAGTTGCTGCTGAATCTTTAGGTTATGGAACTACAGCAATCGGTGGGATTAGAAATAATCCAGAAGAGATGATTAAACTTCTGAATCTACCAAAAAAGACCTATCCAATTGTTGGAACTACTATAGGGGTATCTACAAAAGAAGCAAAAGAATCTCCTCTTAAACCTCGAATACCATTTGAAAGTTTTGCTCTTGAAGATATATATGATAATGAAAAAGTAAAGGAAGGTGTATTAAAATACGAAGTTCAATTAAAAGATTTTAGAGTTAAAAATAATATGAATTATATGCAATCATATTGTGAACAAATGTCAAACTATTATAAGAAAATATATAATAGAAAAGTTGCAAAAAGTTACGAAACTCAAGGTTTTGAGTTTATAGATTAA
- a CDS encoding NAD(P)H-dependent oxidoreductase — protein MEKTFMEAMDFRHACKIFDENKKVSDEDMNFILEVGRKSPSSFGMEPWKFLVITNEELKAKIRPFCWDQPQITTCSHLVIILAAIENVKPESGEPMRKFGRRDMPQEKLDFYEGIYSSHLKDVLSSDENVYSWTARQTYIAMGNMMTAAAVKGIDTCPIEGFEKENVEKVLGLDTTKYQVSCVLPFGYRINPQSEQLREKLEDVVEFIN, from the coding sequence ATGGAAAAAACATTTATGGAAGCTATGGACTTCAGACATGCTTGTAAGATATTTGATGAGAATAAAAAAGTTTCTGATGAAGATATGAATTTTATTTTAGAGGTTGGTAGAAAGTCGCCATCTTCTTTTGGTATGGAACCATGGAAATTTTTAGTTATTACAAATGAAGAACTAAAAGCAAAAATTAGACCATTTTGCTGGGATCAGCCACAAATAACTACATGTTCACACTTAGTTATTATCTTAGCAGCAATTGAAAATGTTAAGCCAGAATCTGGTGAGCCAATGAGAAAATTTGGAAGAAGAGATATGCCTCAAGAAAAATTAGACTTTTATGAAGGTATTTATTCATCTCATTTAAAAGATGTATTAAGTAGTGATGAAAATGTATACTCATGGACAGCTAGACAAACGTATATTGCAATGGGTAATATGATGACAGCAGCAGCTGTAAAGGGTATTGATACTTGTCCTATTGAAGGTTTTGAAAAAGAAAATGTTGAAAAAGTTTTAGGTTTAGATACAACAAAATACCAAGTATCTTGTGTTTTACCTTTTGGTTATAGAATTAATCCTCAATCGGAACAATTAAGAGAAAAACTAGAAGATGTAGTTGAATTTATAAACTAG
- the thiI gene encoding tRNA uracil 4-sulfurtransferase ThiI yields the protein MDKIEVKTQKFIIKFFPEIMVKGTKAKRQMIDQLLGNLKKLLGKIDESASFKKFFDKIEVVCSIEYVTEIRLKLQETPGIEVVQEAIQIDNMNSLDDIKVVVNEYMYKEITGKTFVVRAKRTGTQDFKSTHIEQTVGGYMLAKNPETKGVKLKDAEVTINVELVHSQLNIITHKFRGLSGFPLGTQGDILSLMSGGFDSTIASYLMMKRGIKTHFVFFNLGGTAHEIGVKQVAYYLWNKFGSSHKVSFITVPFEDVVTEIFKSTSESYMGVTLKRLMLMAAERLADERKIDALVTGESVAQVSSQTLRNLALIDKVTNKLVLRPLATMNKPEIMEMAAKIGTRRFAEAMPEYCGVISKNPVTHGSYDRMEKEAKKFDYSVLDKAVENAIETEVDEVVNQIEDIGQVKVVNDLSGGDYTVIDIRQGDACIECDCETLKIPFYNLKNEFKKLPQDKQYLFYCDKGILSQLHAQYLIDSENYTNIKVYRPLK from the coding sequence ATGGATAAAATTGAGGTTAAAACTCAAAAATTTATAATTAAGTTTTTCCCAGAAATAATGGTAAAGGGAACAAAAGCTAAAAGACAAATGATTGATCAACTTTTAGGAAATCTTAAAAAGTTGCTTGGGAAAATAGATGAAAGCGCAAGTTTTAAAAAGTTTTTTGACAAAATTGAAGTTGTTTGTAGTATTGAATATGTAACAGAAATTAGATTGAAGTTACAAGAAACACCAGGTATAGAAGTTGTTCAAGAAGCTATACAAATAGATAATATGAATTCTTTAGATGATATAAAAGTTGTTGTAAATGAATATATGTATAAAGAGATTACAGGAAAAACATTTGTTGTAAGGGCAAAAAGAACAGGAACACAAGACTTTAAATCAACCCATATCGAACAAACAGTTGGTGGATATATGCTTGCAAAAAACCCTGAAACAAAAGGGGTAAAACTAAAAGATGCTGAAGTTACAATAAATGTAGAACTTGTTCACTCTCAGTTAAATATTATTACTCATAAGTTTAGAGGACTTTCAGGTTTTCCTTTAGGAACACAAGGTGATATATTATCTTTAATGTCAGGTGGTTTTGATTCAACAATTGCTAGTTATCTAATGATGAAAAGGGGTATTAAAACACATTTTGTTTTTTTCAACCTTGGTGGAACTGCCCATGAAATTGGTGTAAAACAAGTTGCGTATTATCTATGGAATAAATTTGGCTCTTCCCATAAGGTATCATTTATTACTGTTCCTTTTGAAGATGTTGTAACTGAAATATTCAAATCTACAAGTGAATCTTATATGGGTGTTACTTTAAAAAGATTGATGCTAATGGCTGCTGAAAGATTAGCAGATGAAAGAAAAATTGATGCTTTAGTTACAGGGGAGAGTGTTGCTCAAGTTTCTTCTCAAACTCTTAGAAATCTTGCTTTAATTGATAAGGTTACAAATAAATTAGTTTTAAGACCCCTTGCAACTATGAATAAACCTGAAATTATGGAGATGGCTGCAAAAATTGGTACAAGAAGATTTGCTGAAGCTATGCCTGAATATTGTGGTGTTATTTCAAAAAATCCAGTTACCCATGGGTCTTACGATAGGATGGAAAAAGAGGCTAAAAAATTTGATTATTCTGTTTTAGATAAAGCAGTTGAAAATGCAATTGAAACAGAAGTGGATGAAGTTGTAAACCAAATTGAAGATATTGGACAAGTAAAGGTTGTAAACGATTTAAGTGGTGGAGATTATACAGTTATAGATATTAGGCAAGGAGACGCTTGTATTGAATGTGATTGTGAAACTCTTAAAATTCCATTTTATAATTTAAAAAATGAATTTAAAAAATTGCCACAAGATAAACAATATCTATTTTATTGTGATAAAGGGATATTAAGTCAATTACATGCACAATATTTAATTGATTCTGAAAACTATACAAATATTAAAGTTTATAGACCTTTAAAATAG
- a CDS encoding winged helix-turn-helix transcriptional regulator, giving the protein MYFINDKEYKCSVSVTLDIFNDRWKLAIIWHLLDGDKRFKELHEEISEITQKTLTVKLKELEEKNIINREVFAEVPPKVVYSLSDAGDRLRPILDEMYKWGIDYVKEYGKISCEDNCDINLTK; this is encoded by the coding sequence ATGTATTTTATTAATGACAAAGAATATAAATGTTCAGTATCTGTTACCCTTGATATTTTTAATGATAGATGGAAACTTGCAATTATTTGGCATCTTCTTGATGGAGATAAAAGATTTAAAGAGCTTCATGAAGAGATTTCTGAAATTACGCAAAAAACATTAACGGTAAAACTAAAAGAATTAGAAGAAAAAAACATAATTAATAGAGAAGTATTTGCAGAAGTTCCACCTAAAGTAGTTTATTCCTTAAGTGATGCGGGAGATAGATTAAGACCAATTTTAGATGAGATGTATAAATGGGGAATAGATTATGTTAAAGAATATGGCAAAATAAGCTGTGAAGATAATTGTGATATAAATTTAACTAAGTAA
- a CDS encoding acyl-CoA thioesterase → MTEKKREKSLTMTMLMTPEKANFTGKNVHGGEILKMLDQVAYACAARYTETYAVTLSVDMVLFKDPIKIGSLVTFHASVNYTGRTSMEIGIKVISEDIKDHTIKNTNVCYFTMVAVDEEGEPVSVPKLEPQTEDEKRRYQDAIRRREQRMSSRHAMHVH, encoded by the coding sequence ATGACTGAAAAGAAAAGAGAAAAATCATTAACAATGACTATGTTGATGACACCAGAAAAAGCAAATTTTACTGGAAAAAATGTTCATGGTGGTGAGATTCTAAAAATGTTAGACCAAGTGGCATATGCATGTGCTGCTAGATACACTGAAACTTACGCAGTAACATTATCTGTTGATATGGTACTATTTAAAGACCCCATAAAAATTGGCTCGCTCGTAACTTTTCATGCGTCAGTAAATTATACTGGAAGAACTTCAATGGAGATTGGTATTAAAGTAATATCAGAAGATATCAAAGATCATACTATTAAAAATACAAATGTTTGCTACTTTACAATGGTTGCAGTTGATGAAGAAGGGGAACCTGTATCAGTTCCTAAGTTAGAACCTCAAACAGAAGATGAAAAAAGAAGATATCAAGATGCTATAAGAAGAAGAGAACAAAGAATGTCTTCTAGACATGCCATGCATGTTCACTAA
- a CDS encoding OmpA family protein: protein MQNKNNNTNFWISYADLMAGLLFVFILLIGAIIVKYSLLQSESKLLEENLHKEKLALEKNKEELEKNKQELNKKEEKIKNVLTDLSSLEIKYKKTKEDLKESLILNEEYKTQLKNKDELLAESQKNIDTLKDNINETKSKLEISLKEKEQLALSYEELKEISKQKDEKLDKLLEEVLAKKSLIESFEDKTKTLNDEIALMTQKLKNSEKLHDELSSQLQNTKEKIKSFTGIKVKVITLLKKSLGEKIQIDPKNGSLRLSSKVLFDEGEYVLKEDSKSALKSALYDYFQTILDNNEINKHIDKIVIEGHTNSKGTYLYNLELSQKRAFSVMDFLLSLDFNNHENLKELILASGRSFLDPIYTEDGKEDSDASRRIEIKLRLKNEEAIKEIGKLLQ from the coding sequence ATGCAAAATAAAAATAATAACACTAATTTTTGGATATCTTATGCTGATTTAATGGCAGGACTTCTATTTGTTTTTATCCTTTTAATTGGTGCAATTATTGTTAAATACTCTTTACTACAAAGTGAATCAAAACTCTTAGAAGAAAATCTTCATAAAGAAAAACTTGCATTGGAAAAAAATAAAGAAGAGTTAGAAAAAAATAAGCAAGAGTTGAATAAAAAAGAGGAAAAAATCAAAAATGTTTTAACTGATTTATCCTCTTTGGAGATAAAATATAAAAAAACAAAAGAGGATTTAAAAGAGTCTCTTATTTTAAATGAAGAGTATAAAACACAACTAAAAAATAAAGATGAGTTATTAGCAGAAAGCCAAAAGAATATTGATACTTTAAAAGATAATATAAATGAAACTAAATCAAAGTTAGAGATAAGTTTGAAAGAAAAAGAGCAATTAGCTTTGTCTTATGAAGAGTTAAAAGAAATTTCAAAACAAAAAGATGAAAAACTAGATAAATTACTTGAAGAGGTTTTGGCCAAAAAAAGTTTAATAGAATCATTTGAAGATAAAACAAAAACATTAAATGATGAGATTGCTTTAATGACACAAAAACTTAAAAACTCTGAAAAGCTTCATGATGAATTATCTTCTCAATTGCAAAATACAAAAGAGAAAATCAAAAGTTTTACAGGGATAAAAGTAAAAGTTATCACCTTACTTAAAAAAAGTCTAGGTGAAAAAATACAAATTGATCCTAAAAATGGAAGTTTAAGATTATCATCAAAGGTTTTATTTGATGAGGGAGAATATGTATTAAAAGAGGATTCAAAGAGTGCTTTAAAAAGTGCTTTATATGATTATTTTCAAACAATTTTAGATAATAATGAAATAAATAAACATATTGATAAAATAGTAATAGAAGGGCATACAAATTCTAAGGGAACTTATCTTTATAATTTAGAATTGTCTCAAAAAAGAGCTTTTTCAGTTATGGATTTTTTATTATCCCTTGATTTTAACAATCATGAAAATCTAAAAGAGTTAATACTTGCAAGTGGTAGATCGTTTCTAGACCCAATTTATACAGAAGATGGTAAAGAAGATAGTGATGCCTCAAGAAGAATAGAAATAAAACTTAGACTTAAAAATGAAGAAGCAATAAAAGAGATTGGTAAGCTTTTACAATAA